The Chanos chanos chromosome 9, fChaCha1.1, whole genome shotgun sequence genome includes the window CAAACACGGTGTTGTTCACGATGGATTTGACACTCGACGGAGTGACAGGACAGAGTTTGTGCTTTGTTGAGAAGGATTTCCTCTCACCAAACCTCTCTCTTGTCAAGTCTGTGTCAGAAACTCAGTGACTTAGTCAGTGATTACCTCCAAAAAAAAGCGATCAAACTTTGCTCCGTAACTCAGTCTGACTGTGTACATAAACAGTGGAACGGACAGGCCGCTGCGCCCTGTCAGTAAGACTGCATTTGAGCGTTAAATCTACAAATATGAGAATATGAGCTGCACTTTCCATTGTTTAGACATTTGGCTCTTGCTGCTGCTATGTGTgattctgccccccccccccccccacacacacacaaacacacacacacacacacacacacacacatgcacgagcatgtgcacacagatgcacacgtCCACTTTTTGGCTGAGTGTGATCAGGGTAGGAGCATAGACAGCGAGTGATCTAGAGTCACATAAGCTCAGCgttatgtatgtgcgtgcatgcgtgcacggCACTGTTTAATTTCCTCTATAGTCTATGGTTTTAGTCGTGTGAGCGTTTCGGTTTTGAAGAACAAGCTGAAGTCAACTCAGCTGTGAAGACCACACATTGCACTCCGAAAGCCTCAAGTACCCTTTCTAGACTCAACAGCACAAGCATTCTCGTACAAACATGACATATTTAAACGATTCAGGCGTAAAGtttcaaaaacaggaaactaTGCCTCTCTGAAAAACGATGTTGTGCATGTTAGAGCATATTTCAACACCTTATGTTTACCAAATTTCTTAGATAGAAGAtggagggttagggttactgctggggtgtgtgtgtgtgtgcgtttgtgtgtgtgtgtgagagagtgtgtgtgtgtctgtgtgtgtgtgtgtgtgaacaggaaaaaaagtgagagagagagaaacagagagagcaagagagaggggaaatgagTGGATATTTTTGGATATATTTTTGTGACATTGGTTATTAGTCATTTCCGTATGTTACAGCTATAAGTTTGAAATCATTaaacagggacacacacacacacacacacacacacagagtgtcatgacactgtgtgacacaaagagagagaattaggcAGAGACAAAGTGCCAACTGCAGGGTTATttcagtgttatttgtgtgtgtgtgtgtttgtgtgtgtgtgtgcgtgtgtgtgtgtgcgtgcatgtttttTTCGGAGTGGAAACTTTTGTCCAGTAACCCTGCCAACTAACCCCATGGCCCAGAGGTCTTTGTCCTACggttatgaaatatgaaactgtTATCTAAGCCTCCAAACGCTGATCAAAAAGCCCAATTCTCTGCCACCTAAAAAACTATGTCACGCTcgcacagtctctcacagacgCAGACTGGCTGCTCTCTTCGTTTTTAACCGGGGCGTATTGCACTATCAGAGCTCTCCTTTGCATCACTGCATTTTCTCAGACTTGCTGTGCAAATGGAGGACTTATAGTAGAGATTACTTTATTCGTGACGATGCATTTGtaaatatggtttttttttgtttgttttttttagcttgcATATGTTCATAATTGTTTCTGTGGCTCGGATTGCTGTGTTCAGATTTACAGAACGTTAGTCAGTGAATTAAAGCCTTCACTTCGGTAgtatctgttcatttttatggTTATTACGTGTTTCTCAAACATCACTCGGAGCATCATTGCATTTTTATGGCACAGAATGACTTGTGTTGATCTGTCATAACTTTCTGTATTAGAGGTCTATGTTGCCGGCCACTAGCCTGGTTTATTACATATCGTATTCCAGTTCTCTGTGTCATAGTTGTGTTTGGCATAATCACAGCTGCCATAATCCCATTTCAATTTTCCATATGACATTAGTGATTAGTAAGACTGCTGTGTGACATTGCTGCGATTATGACATGAACAACACTATGTGACGCCATTATTACACATTATGAACGCTATATGACTTCAATGTTATTATGCAACAGACTGTAGTGTGGCTGTGGCATCACTAATGCTGTGTTATTGTATATGACATAAGTGCCACATCATGTAATTATGACATCAGTAACACCACATGAGCTTGATGTGATTATGACATTAATAACACCATATGACTTAGGTGTAACTATAACATTAATAACACTTTATGACGTCATTGTGATTATGACATTAATAACACCATATGACGTTGGTGTAACTATGACATTAATAACACTGTATGACATCATTATGATTGTGACATTAATAACACcatatgacagcagtgtgaatAAGACATTGAAACACCGCATGACGTTAGTCTGATTTTAACAGTACTAACACCATATGACATCAGTGTGATTAAGACCTTAATAACAGCCTGTTATTTGTTAGTGCATTTATGACACATTAGACTAACAGTAACACTATATGACACGGATTTAAATGAATGAtggtaataatagtaatattatGCCACATTAATTACTGTAATAATCACAGCACTCGCATTCATCACTCACCTGTGACAGGTGGCCGGTCGTCGCTCCCGACAGgcacaggaggaggaggggcttGAGGGGGTGTGGAGCCCGTGGGGTGAGTGGACGGAGTGCTCTCAGAGCTGTGGTTTGGGGGTGTCCGAGAGACGGAGGAAATGTTTGCCGCCTCCCCCCACTCCGCCACACACCTGGGCCGGACCCAGCTACCTGCTGCCGGGTATTCCAAGCCACACACCTGTGATCTCGGCCGTCCGACCCTATCACCCCTCCCATTACCCTGGCAGCGAGCCCCCACAgtatggaggaggaggaggaggtgagaggcCACCGTTctaccctcctcctcctcgcgTAGCCAATGAGATCCCTGGATTACCACTTTATCGGAATGAGCCTGGAGGATCCGGACCGGAACCGTCCAATCAGGCGCCTCCTTTTTACCGCCCAGAATTCCCAGCATCCAGTCACAACCCTGTTTCTATTTACCGATCgccacccctcccctcctctccagCCTCTTCCTCCCTGCCTTATGGCCAATCAGGAAGAGTCTTTAGACGGCCGCCCAATCAGGGTGTAGGGAGAGCTGCAGGGGGCGGGAGCAGGAGGTCGGTGTCGGCCAGTCGGGATCCTTCACACGCAAGGAGGTGGGTgggatgctgctgctgctggcagcAAGTTTAGTCTTGATCTATGATGAGTCATTTAGATTCTCATCCTGTTTACTctactctcgctctctctctccctctctctctctctccctctctctctctctccctctctatctctgtctctctctcacacatacgcgcgcacgcCCGCACTCGCAGACTTACTGAACTTGTGTTTTACCTCTCAGTTTCAAATTAAGTGATTTGTGTATGATGTTGTACTTATATActcatgtgttctctctctctctctctgtctctctgtgtctctctctctctctcacacactctctctttctctctctctctctctctctctctgtttctctctctctctctctctctctctctctgtttctctctctctctctctcacactctctctctctctatctctctctctctctcacacactctctctttctctctctctctctccctctccctctccctctccctccccctctctctctctctctctctctctctctctctctctctctctttctctctgtcaggtctGGCTCCTCTATTCGTCCGGGTCAGTTTGGCTACGGCAGagttcccttctctctccccctccatcgCACCAACAGGCACGCGCGGCACACCCGTCGTCATGGAAATGCCACCGTGGCAACCCCCGACACTAAGGTCGGCGGTCACGACCCCAGCCTGAGGGGGTCTGAGGACAGAGCGGAGGCAGAGGTAGAAAAGAGAGgcgaagaggagagagagggggccaACAAACAGGAGGTCGGGGGAAATGGGAGGACGAAGGAGGGAGcgagaggaggacaggagaggatgGAGAGGGAGGACACCAAATACGCGACAGAGTCGGGCAGCCCggtcacagaggagaggaacggaggagcggagagagagagagacagaacgagagagagggccCTTCACCACGGGGGGGCCACGCAAAGACACGGCCCGGCGCACGCGGGGCGTGGCCGTCACGTGGAACGACGTGCCCCGCCCCCCGTGGCCTCTCACCCTtacccctcccctcctttccACACCCCCTACGCTCTCCCCGCATCAGGGCCCCAAAGCCaacctcaccccccacccccaaaccccaACATCTGGCCCTTACAGGGGGGCCCACACCCTCACAGACCCCAGCCCCTGCCTGCTGACAGAGGGGCCGACAGGGGGCCAGACAGGGGGGCCTGGAGCCGCCCCCAACCCTCCCAAAACTACAGGTGCTCTGGAAGAGACCGGGAGTATCGTCGGTGCTTTGCACAGGTAAGCCCTGTTTATcgttttttttacaataaacaacaaaacaaacaaacaaacaaacaaacagaaagcttTTGGTCTGATGGCAGACTGTGAATGCGGAAGTTGCAGTGCTGGCGCTGTGATGAATCGGTGTGACTGCTGATTTTGAAATGGGTTAATCCGGTTTTGGGATTTGTTACACTCAGGTTAATCCCAATCACGCCTGTTTATGCTCTGTTTGACACCTGGCCGCCCACTGTTCTAGGTCATGACCTCTGACATATTTAAAGAGGCACGTGACCCAATTACGATAGAGCTGATTTTATGACCTCTGACCTAACCCTCTGAGTTTTCATCCAACATTCGACTCTCGTtggcttttaaaaataactgtaGAAAAAAGTTTGCGGTAATAAGCATTTGTACGTGTCATGATACTCTGAAGGGATTATATTAATCCAGATTAACACATCAGTACACGACACAGATTATTAGATGGTTCATAACTTCACCTCCCAAAACATACCTGAGAGCACTCGGACAACCTTGCTTAAAAAGCgtctctgaaaaaaagacatctgtTTTTGCCTTCGACGCAATCGTAAAAATTTCGGTGGAATGTTTATGGAAATTGTAGTTTTACTGCCAGCAAATCTCACTTAAAGTGTTGACTTAAGAGACTACAAAATTCACAGGCCCCTTTCATGCATGCCTCATTAGAGCAGGCGCTCTGGCTCCTCCGTGTGATGGATGAATGAGGGTCTGAGGGGTTTCTGTGTCATTAGTCATTCGGCGAGGGAGGATTAAGGCGGGTCTCCGGGCTCAGTCATAGCCGTGTAACCGACTTGACGAGAGCCGGACCGGACCTGTTTGCTTACTGACCGTACGGGTCGTTAATGACCTGGATGGTTTATGGGCCTGCGTTAGCTGGGTCGCCTCCGCTGGCCATTCAGCACAAAACACAGGTTAGAGCTTCACCCAAATTACCAGCGAAAAGAATGCAGTGTTTGGATTctcttcataaacacacacacacacacacacacacacatacacacacacatacacacacacacacacacacacacacacacacacacacacatacacacacacacacgcacatacacacacacacacacacacacacacacacacgcatacacacacacacacacacacgcacacacacacataagtgcCCTAACATACACATGCACCTATAAGTACATATGCACTCACAGACACGtgtgcaaacagacacacgcatacaagcACGTTCAAGTAGCCTATATACGcattctcacacgcacacgcacacacacacacacacacacacgcacacacatgcacatacacacacacacacgcacacacatgcacatacacacacacatacactcacacatacacacacacacacacacacacacacactggctgcaACGTGTGGATCTCAGTGGAGCAGAAAGAGAGTGGGACGGAAGCCTGGATGGGACATTTCTCCTGGGTGAACTTTGCGGCTGTGATAATACACTTTTCCATTCCTTCACGTACCTCACTAAAACCAGCCCCTGGCCTCAGACCTGTCAGTCTCTTCAACACTCCTTCTGCTTTTTTCCCTGCTCagttatttattctttttttttttttttttacatgtggtTTATTCCTGTCGCTGTGTGAACGCAGTAAAATTCTCACATGCCCAATGAGAAGCAGCGCGTCGAAACCTAGAGTTTGATTGGCTGTGTGGAATGTCCGTTAAGAAAGAGTCTATACAGAGAGCTATGCGTGCATGTTCTTTATCtgttctctgcatttctcttaaagtgtgtgtgaagtgatgggacacttcacacacacacacacacacacacacacacagtcacagagtcTAGTTGGAAGTGGTACTCAagatatggacacacacacagtcacagagtcTAGCTGGAAGTGGTACTCAAGATAGCACTTGAGAGCAGGAAGATTATCTCTCCATacttctccctctatctgtctgtctgtctctctccctctgtttctctctctctgcctctctcccctgtcttctctctctctccctctgtttctctctctctgcctctctcccctgtcttctctctgtctgtctgtctccctctctttcactctctctgcctctctccccctgtcttctctctctctccctctgtttctctctctctgcctctctccctctgtttctctctctctgcctctctcccctgtcttctctctgtctgtctgtctccctctcttccactctctctgcctctctccccctgtcttctctctctctccctctctctccctctctttctctatctgtctgtctgtctctctctctctcagttggcAGGGGTACAGTCACTTAGTGCCAGTGACACTAATAACTTTCTTGTGATGTCCAAACCACCAAACCGCTCAGTAAtgggtatgcgtgtgtgtgtgtgtgtgtgtgtgtgcgtgtgtgtatgtgtgtgtgtgtgtgtgtgtgtgtgtgcgtgcgtgtgtgtgtgcgagtgtgtgcgtgtgcgtgcgtgtgtgtgtgcgtgtgcgtgcgcgcgtgtgtgtgtgtgtgtgcgtgtgggtgtgggtgtgggtgtgtgtgtgtgtgtgcgtttgtgtgtgcgtgtgtgcatgtgtgtgtgtgtgtgtgtgtgtttaaggaactgagaggagaagtgaggaagtgaaagagagaagtgtTGGGAAGGGGGTGGAAATGTGACGCAGTTAAGTTGTAGTGCAATGAAAGAAAGCACTGtttttagaaacacacacacgcagagagagagggagagagagagagagaaagagagaaagagagaaaaagagagagagagagagagagagagagagggagagagagagagagagagagagagggagaaaaagagagagagagagagagagagaggagagagagagagagagagagagaaaaagagagagagagagagagagagagagagagagagagggagaaaaagagagagagaaatagagcaaAAGACTTGCAGACTAAACAGggtgaggggagagaaagatagagagaaggagaggccAAGGGACcaagggagaaagggagagagagaaagagagagagagagattatttgtTCAGAGAAACTAAACGCAGTAAAATGGGGACACAGTGTAAGGGATGGATGATGTGGAGAGatggaatgaaaataaaaaaacgtGGAATGTGAcacaaggaaaaaagacaaagagaagaaaaatccaAAGAGCgtgctctccacacacacacacacacacacacacacacacacactcacacacacacacatacacactcactgaaaCAGTCATTAAACCAACCACCTCTGtcaggtctctttctctctttttttctcttttctttactcACCCTCCATCTGGCCCTTTTGTCTTACCCCTTTTTGCCCTCACCCCCCctcttcactgctctctttctctctctctctctctctctctctctctctcccagctcccTCTACCtcttcagtgctctctctctctctctctctgtcttctctgttccctctctctccctctctgtctctctgtcttctctgttccctctctctctctctctctctccccagctccccctccctcttcactgctctctttctctctctctctctctctctctccctctctcccagctcCCTCTACCtcttcagtgctctctctctctctctctctctctctctctgtcatctctgttccctctctctccctgtctctctctctctctgtcttctctgttccctctctctctctctctctctctctctctctctctctctctcactttactcCCATCACTCCCCTGTTCCTGAGTAAATATTTGCACTGCAGAACCAGAGAGCTGCTCACAGTGTCAGGGAAGAGATTCACAGCCTGATCTCgggaaatgaaactgaaaaaagaaaagaaatgatccTCCCCAAGACAATATTCAGACTTGCACAAAATTTGCTCCAGGTTCaatgttttgtgaaaaataGCACATTTACTATAATTGATATTTTATGTGAGACAGGGGTGCTgtcgtgttttgtttgttgtgggcatgtaaagcctttcgagactgtaaacagtgatactggactctaaataaacttgaaacttgacaGCATTGAACTTGATTCTtttaccgccccccccccccaaaaaaaaaaaccaatcccATGAACTGTGGCCTGAGCAGCTTACTGAGAGCTGATCACCAAATGAACAGCTCATTTTGGCTGATCATTGCTGACGGATCCATTGAAGAAAAGCTGCATTTCTTTTAGGAACAGTAAACAAATGCAACATGCCAAGACTAATGTACcaggatgtaaaaaaaaaaaaaagtctcttctGCGTGCGTATATAATACAGAAAGTTCACGGAGAGTGAAT containing:
- the LOC115821759 gene encoding ADAMTS-like protein 4 gives rise to the protein MKTSFQSRWCVVWSCILAVVTLIRAEKPVAGRRSRQAQEEEGLEGVWSPWGEWTECSQSCGLGVSERRRKCLPPPPTPPHTWAGPSYLLPGIPSHTPVISAVRPYHPSHYPGSEPPQYGGGGGGERPPFYPPPPRVANEIPGLPLYRNEPGGSGPEPSNQAPPFYRPEFPASSHNPVSIYRSPPLPSSPASSSLPYGQSGRVFRRPPNQGVGRAAGGGSRRSVSASRDPSHARRSGSSIRPGQFGYGRVPFSLPLHRTNRHARHTRRHGNATVATPDTKVGGHDPSLRGSEDRAEAEVEKRGEEEREGANKQEVGGNGRTKEGARGGQERMEREDTKYATESGSPVTEERNGGAERERDRTRERALHHGGATQRHGPAHAGRGRHVERRAPPPVASHPYPSPPFHTPYALPASGPQSQPHPPPPNPNIWPLQGGPHPHRPQPLPADRGADRGPDRGAWSRPQPSQNYRCSGRDREYRRCFAQSFGEGGLRRVSGLSHSRVTDLTRAGPDLFAY